The Xiphias gladius isolate SHS-SW01 ecotype Sanya breed wild chromosome 4, ASM1685928v1, whole genome shotgun sequence genome includes a window with the following:
- the LOC120789072 gene encoding synaptosomal-associated protein 25-A: MADDADMRNELSDMQQRADQLADESLESTRRMLQLVEESKDAGIRTLVMLDEQGEQLERIEEGMDQINKDMKDAEKNLNNLGKFCGLCSCPCNKMKSGASKAWGNNQDGVVASQPARVVDEREQMAISGGFIRRVTDDARENEMDENLEQVGGIIGNLRHMALDMGNEIDTQNRQIDRIMEKADSNKTRIDEANQRATKMLGSG; this comes from the exons ATGGCAGATGATGCGGACATGCGCAATGAGCTGTCAGACATGCAGCAACGTGCTGACCAGCTTGCCGATGAG TCACTGGAGAGCACTCGTCGTATGCTGCAGCTGGTGGAAGAG AGCAAAGATGCCGGCATCAGGACTTTGGTTATGCTGGACGAGCAGGGAG AGCAACTGGAGCGCATCGAGGAGGGGATGGACCAAATCAATAAGGACATGAAGGATGCAGAAAAGAATTTGAACAATCTAGGGAAATTCTGTGGTCTTTGCTCCTGTCCATGTAACAA GATGAAGAGTGGAGCCAGCAAGGCCTGGGGGAACAACCAGGATGGGGTTGTGGCCAGCCAGCCTGCCCGCGTGGTTGACGAGCGTGAACAGATGGCCATCAGTGGAGGTTTCATCCGCAG gGTAACAGACGATGCCCGGGAAAATGAGATGGACGAGAACCTGGAACAGGTGGGTGGCATCATCGGTAACTTGCGCCACATGGCCCTGGACATGGGCAATGAGATCGACACCCAGAACCGCCAGATTGACAGGATCATGGAGAAG GCTGATTCCAACAAGACCAGGATTGATGAGGCCAACCAGCGTGCCACAAAGATGCTGGGCAGTGGCTAA